A part of Halorientalis sp. LT38 genomic DNA contains:
- a CDS encoding alpha,alpha-trehalose-phosphate synthase (UDP-forming), giving the protein MRDPTIGDGPDRQLVVVSNRQPYSHGIEDGDVTVDRPTGGVTAGLDPVMQDAGGLWVAWGDGDADREIVDDEGCVDVPPGEESYTLRRVWLTEDEVSNYYYGFSNQVLWPLCHSFLGHVNCESEFWEAYRTVNDRFAENAVASVDENRADRITIWFHDYHFALAPRAVRRELGPDADIAQFWHIPWPAWDTFRACPRRHDLLRGLLGCSRIGFHTERYADNFLECVATAVDEATVDWQGRRIDYQGRDVTVQAVPMGVPVDDVREAATSPEARAFPQQLRARNDVTEDVRLAVGVDRLDYTKGIPERLRALEQLWEDSPERRGELTYVQVASVSRSRIPAYEAIRDEVTDCVERINERFGTEDWQPVLYTTAHLSQSELYGLYREADLALVSPIRDGMNLVAQEFVAAQGADPGVLVLSRGTGAYDEIGEHALAIDPFDRADFATTIEDALAMPSEERRQRMAGLRRAVAARNLQSWVRRILRPNRPTAPRRQPT; this is encoded by the coding sequence TTGCGAGATCCGACCATCGGGGATGGCCCGGATCGGCAACTGGTCGTGGTCTCGAACCGACAGCCGTACAGCCACGGGATCGAGGACGGTGACGTCACCGTCGACCGCCCGACCGGCGGTGTGACGGCGGGCCTCGACCCGGTGATGCAGGACGCCGGGGGCCTGTGGGTCGCGTGGGGTGACGGCGACGCGGACCGGGAGATCGTCGACGACGAGGGGTGCGTCGACGTCCCACCGGGCGAGGAATCGTACACGCTCAGGCGCGTCTGGCTCACCGAGGATGAGGTCTCGAACTACTACTACGGATTCAGCAACCAGGTTCTCTGGCCGCTCTGTCACTCCTTTCTCGGGCACGTGAACTGCGAGTCCGAGTTCTGGGAGGCCTACCGGACGGTCAACGACCGGTTCGCCGAGAACGCCGTCGCCAGCGTCGACGAGAACCGGGCCGACAGGATCACGATCTGGTTTCACGACTACCACTTCGCGCTCGCGCCGCGCGCGGTCCGCCGCGAACTCGGCCCGGACGCCGACATCGCCCAGTTCTGGCACATCCCCTGGCCTGCGTGGGACACCTTCCGCGCCTGTCCGCGGCGACACGACCTCCTCAGGGGGCTGCTCGGCTGCTCCCGGATCGGGTTCCACACGGAACGGTACGCCGACAACTTCCTCGAGTGCGTCGCGACCGCCGTCGACGAAGCGACCGTCGACTGGCAGGGCCGCCGGATCGACTATCAGGGCCGGGACGTGACCGTCCAGGCGGTGCCGATGGGCGTCCCCGTCGACGACGTCCGGGAGGCCGCGACGTCGCCGGAAGCCAGGGCCTTCCCGCAGCAACTCCGGGCTCGCAACGACGTCACCGAGGACGTACGGCTCGCGGTCGGCGTCGACCGCCTCGACTACACGAAGGGGATCCCCGAACGCCTCCGCGCGCTCGAACAGCTGTGGGAGGACAGCCCCGAACGCCGCGGGGAGTTGACCTACGTCCAGGTCGCGAGCGTCAGCCGCTCGCGGATTCCGGCGTACGAGGCCATCCGTGACGAAGTCACTGACTGCGTCGAACGGATCAACGAGCGCTTCGGGACCGAAGACTGGCAACCGGTACTCTACACCACGGCGCACCTGTCGCAGTCGGAACTGTACGGCCTCTACCGCGAGGCCGATCTCGCGCTGGTGAGCCCCATCCGCGACGGGATGAACCTCGTCGCACAGGAGTTCGTCGCGGCACAGGGAGCCGATCCCGGCGTGCTCGTCCTGAGCCGGGGCACCGGCGCGTACGACGAGATCGGGGAACACGCGCTCGCGATCGACCCGTTCGACCGCGCCGACTTCGCGACGACGATCGAGGACGCGCTCGCGATGCCGAGCGAGGAGCGCCGCCAGCGCATGGCGGGCCTCCGACGGGCCGTCGCGGCCCGAAACCTGCAGTCGTGGGTCCGCCGGATTCTCCGACCGAACCGCCCCACTGCCCCGCGACGCCAGCCGACGTGA
- a CDS encoding PadR family transcriptional regulator, producing MFDLTGFQRDIMYLVAGLNDPHGLAVKDELEKYYESEIHHGRLYPNLDELVKKGLIKKGKKDRRTNVYKLTDRGLRELQDRREWEDQYLQEKQAITT from the coding sequence ATGTTCGACTTGACTGGTTTCCAACGAGACATCATGTACTTGGTTGCGGGCCTGAACGACCCACACGGCCTCGCAGTCAAGGACGAACTCGAAAAGTACTACGAATCAGAGATCCACCACGGGCGGCTGTATCCGAACCTGGACGAGCTCGTGAAGAAAGGACTCATCAAGAAAGGCAAGAAGGACCGACGCACGAACGTGTACAAACTGACCGACCGCGGACTCCGGGAGCTCCAGGACCGCCGGGAGTGGGAGGACCAGTACCTGCAGGAAAAACAGGCCATCACGACGTGA
- a CDS encoding DUF7511 domain-containing protein, which produces MDEGHQIEDVTDGVTDPELVSVVVEDDDAPDRCTIFNPESTGVDRMSRWITAEADQLVDLYDNR; this is translated from the coding sequence ATGGACGAGGGTCACCAGATCGAGGACGTGACGGACGGAGTAACGGATCCAGAACTGGTCTCGGTCGTCGTCGAGGACGACGACGCGCCGGATCGCTGTACGATTTTCAACCCCGAATCGACGGGGGTCGATCGGATGTCACGGTGGATCACCGCCGAGGCCGACCAGCTCGTCGATCTGTACGACAACCGGTAA
- a CDS encoding DUF7344 domain-containing protein, with protein MSTQETGSTGPTTKPIEESPTESTTDAEGGEESPATELSLDLIFEILKNERRREVIRYLREHEQQVTLSDLAEHIAALENDTDIASITSSQRKRVYVGLYQCHLPKMADMGIVQFNQNRGIVSLGQNAPQLYEYLDNQSPKTRPWHRYYLGLSGGGGALFLISLLMGGMASVVALGVFCLAIGGFSALHAIEADAGRDE; from the coding sequence ATGAGTACACAGGAAACGGGGTCAACCGGACCTACCACGAAACCGATCGAAGAATCGCCTACGGAATCGACAACGGATGCGGAAGGGGGTGAGGAGTCACCCGCCACGGAGCTGTCGTTAGATCTCATATTCGAAATTTTGAAAAACGAACGGCGTCGCGAAGTCATCAGATACCTGCGCGAGCACGAGCAACAGGTGACGCTTAGTGACCTCGCCGAACACATCGCCGCCCTGGAGAACGACACGGACATCGCCTCGATCACGTCGAGTCAGCGAAAGCGCGTGTACGTCGGTCTCTACCAGTGTCATCTGCCGAAGATGGCCGACATGGGGATCGTCCAGTTCAACCAGAACCGTGGGATCGTCTCCCTCGGCCAGAACGCGCCCCAGCTCTACGAGTACCTGGACAACCAGTCACCGAAGACGCGGCCGTGGCACCGATACTACCTCGGGCTGAGCGGCGGCGGCGGCGCCCTCTTTTTGATCAGCCTCCTGATGGGCGGGATGGCGTCGGTGGTCGCACTCGGCGTGTTCTGCCTGGCCATCGGTGGCTTCTCGGCACTCCACGCGATCGAAGCGGACGCCGGTCGGGACGAGTAA
- a CDS encoding nucleotide sugar dehydrogenase — translation MHRQQASDGSLYGSETDPAERRAAVRAGRVPVAVYGLGKMGLPLATVLAETTGNVVGVDVDAAVVDAINDGRSPVTGEPGLDDALRTVVEADSLQATTEGDAAAADAAVHVVIVPTLVSDGSPDLSTLRAAISAVASGLDPGDLVCIESTVPPGTCDEVVAPLLEAESDCERGEFGVAFCPERTASGRALQDVRGAYPKVVGGIDEESTRAAAALYDEVTDNEVHAVADARTAECVKVFEGVYRDVNIALANELATLAEELGVDVYAAIEAANTQPYCDLHRPGAGVGGHCIPYYPYFLIDTCETGTPLLERARRINDAMPEYAVGKLFAGLADAGVDPADATVAVLGFAYRPGVDETREAPGAAIASSLRAAGVDVVGVDPVVDLDGFDVESASVADLPDVDLDGVVLATAHPEFERLDWGSLDDLVVVDGRDAIEADAVNGPVRTIGVGTGARN, via the coding sequence ATGCACCGACAGCAAGCTTCTGACGGGTCGCTGTACGGTAGCGAGACCGATCCGGCCGAGCGACGGGCCGCGGTCCGGGCCGGTCGCGTCCCGGTCGCGGTCTACGGGCTCGGCAAGATGGGGCTCCCGCTCGCGACGGTCCTGGCCGAGACCACCGGCAACGTCGTCGGCGTGGACGTCGACGCGGCGGTCGTCGACGCGATCAACGACGGGCGCAGTCCGGTGACCGGCGAGCCGGGCCTGGACGACGCGCTCCGGACGGTGGTCGAGGCGGACTCGCTCCAGGCGACGACCGAGGGCGACGCGGCGGCCGCCGACGCGGCGGTCCACGTCGTCATCGTTCCCACGCTCGTCTCGGACGGCAGCCCCGACCTGTCGACGCTCCGGGCGGCCATCTCGGCGGTGGCGAGCGGCCTCGATCCCGGCGACCTGGTCTGCATCGAGTCGACCGTCCCGCCGGGGACCTGCGACGAGGTGGTCGCGCCGCTGCTCGAAGCCGAGAGCGACTGCGAGCGCGGCGAGTTCGGCGTCGCCTTCTGCCCCGAGCGCACCGCCAGCGGCCGCGCGCTGCAGGACGTCCGGGGCGCGTATCCGAAGGTCGTCGGCGGGATCGACGAGGAGAGCACGCGAGCGGCCGCGGCCCTCTACGACGAGGTGACCGACAACGAGGTCCACGCCGTGGCGGACGCCCGGACCGCCGAGTGCGTGAAGGTGTTCGAGGGCGTCTACCGCGACGTCAACATCGCCCTGGCGAACGAACTCGCCACGCTGGCGGAGGAACTGGGCGTCGACGTGTACGCGGCCATCGAGGCTGCCAACACCCAGCCGTACTGCGATCTGCACCGCCCCGGCGCGGGCGTCGGCGGCCACTGCATCCCCTACTACCCGTACTTCCTCATCGACACCTGTGAGACCGGGACGCCGCTCCTGGAGCGGGCCCGGCGGATCAACGACGCCATGCCCGAGTACGCGGTCGGGAAACTGTTCGCGGGACTGGCCGACGCCGGCGTCGATCCGGCCGACGCCACGGTGGCCGTGCTGGGCTTCGCGTACCGCCCCGGCGTGGACGAGACGCGCGAAGCGCCGGGCGCCGCCATCGCGTCGTCGCTTCGAGCGGCGGGCGTCGACGTGGTCGGCGTCGACCCTGTCGTCGACCTGGACGGGTTCGACGTCGAAAGCGCGAGCGTCGCCGACCTTCCGGACGTGGATCTCGACGGCGTCGTCCTCGCGACGGCCCACCCGGAGTTCGAGCGCCTGGACTGGGGTTCGCTCGACGATCTGGTCGTCGTCGACGGGCGCGATGCGATCGAGGCGGACGCGGTGAACGGCCCCGTCCGGACGATCGGCGTCGGGACTGGTGCGCGGAATTGA
- a CDS encoding Gfo/Idh/MocA family oxidoreductase, producing the protein MSEEQSRASTETPTAGVVGVGSMGQHHARVYDELPNVSLAGVADADEDRAAAVAGKYGTEVLSQSELLDRCDAVSVAVPTRYHYGVATEAIDRGVDVLIEKPFVSDLARGRELVDMAREQDVALQVGHVERFNPAVRALTDILPDLDVIAVDVQRLGPPVDRDSKDGVVLDLMIHDIDIVLSMLGEDVNQVSAMSARDRDHVTAQLEFDDGVVADLTASRVTQEKVRRLAVTARECRVNVDYESQGVQIHRHSVPEYYESDGDLRYRHESIIERPTIENGEPLRAELEAFVDAATTGSRPPVSGEDALAALDVARRIEDCATGAPPRIEN; encoded by the coding sequence ATGAGCGAGGAGCAATCGCGAGCGAGCACGGAAACACCGACCGCCGGCGTCGTTGGCGTCGGGTCGATGGGACAGCACCACGCCCGCGTCTACGACGAGCTGCCGAACGTCAGCCTCGCCGGCGTCGCCGACGCCGACGAGGACCGCGCCGCAGCCGTCGCCGGCAAGTACGGCACCGAGGTGTTGAGCCAGTCCGAGTTGCTCGACCGCTGTGACGCCGTGTCCGTCGCCGTCCCGACGCGCTACCACTACGGCGTCGCCACCGAGGCCATCGACCGCGGCGTCGACGTCCTGATCGAGAAGCCGTTCGTGTCCGACCTCGCGCGCGGGCGCGAACTGGTTGATATGGCGCGTGAGCAGGACGTGGCCCTGCAGGTGGGCCACGTCGAGCGATTCAACCCCGCCGTCAGGGCGCTCACCGACATCCTGCCCGACCTGGACGTCATCGCCGTCGACGTCCAGCGCCTGGGTCCGCCCGTCGACCGCGACAGCAAGGACGGGGTCGTCCTCGACCTGATGATCCACGACATCGACATCGTGCTGTCGATGCTCGGCGAGGACGTGAACCAGGTCTCGGCGATGAGCGCACGGGACCGCGACCACGTCACCGCCCAACTCGAGTTCGACGACGGCGTGGTGGCCGACCTGACCGCCAGCCGGGTGACCCAGGAGAAGGTCCGCCGACTCGCCGTCACGGCCAGGGAGTGCCGGGTCAACGTCGACTACGAGAGCCAGGGCGTCCAGATCCACCGGCACTCGGTCCCCGAGTACTACGAGTCCGACGGCGACCTCCGGTACCGCCACGAGAGCATCATCGAGCGCCCGACCATCGAGAACGGCGAACCCCTGCGAGCCGAACTCGAGGCGTTCGTGGACGCAGCGACCACGGGGTCGCGCCCACCGGTGTCGGGCGAGGACGCGCTCGCCGCCCTGGACGTCGCCCGCCGCATCGAGGACTGTGCGACCGGCGCGCCGCCGAGGATCGAGAACTAG
- a CDS encoding DegT/DnrJ/EryC1/StrS family aminotransferase codes for MVTGEERIRSVDIAAPQLDERESSRVSEIVESGRLAAGKTVSSFESAFADFCGTEHAVATSNGTTALHTALHALGIGEGDRVVTTPFSFVASANAIRFCGAEPVFADVDPETYNLDPHAVESVIRELDGDVDAILAVHLYGLPADMDRLGEIADRFDLALIEDAAQAHGARHNGRPVGSIGDVGTFSFYPTKNMTTGEGGAVVTDRDDVAERAARFINHGRDEAYRHTELGHNFRMTNVAAAIGLVQLEKLPQFNRVRRANAAELTDLVADTPVIPPVEPVERRHVYHQYTIRTQRRERLQEELSAAGIDTGVYYPTPIPKQPAYADVEASTPVANRASEEVLSLPIHPETTEADRRTIARTINGVSHE; via the coding sequence ATGGTAACGGGCGAGGAGCGGATCCGGTCGGTCGACATCGCCGCCCCGCAACTGGACGAACGCGAGTCCAGTCGCGTCTCGGAGATCGTCGAGTCCGGTCGGCTCGCCGCTGGCAAGACCGTCTCGTCGTTCGAGTCGGCCTTCGCCGACTTCTGCGGGACCGAGCACGCCGTCGCCACCAGCAACGGGACGACGGCGCTGCACACGGCTCTCCACGCACTGGGTATCGGCGAGGGCGACCGGGTCGTGACGACCCCTTTCTCCTTCGTCGCGTCGGCGAACGCGATCCGCTTTTGCGGCGCCGAGCCGGTGTTCGCCGACGTCGACCCCGAGACGTACAACCTCGACCCCCACGCCGTGGAGTCGGTGATCCGCGAGCTGGACGGGGACGTCGACGCCATCCTGGCCGTCCACCTCTACGGCCTGCCGGCGGACATGGACCGCCTCGGCGAGATCGCCGACCGGTTCGACCTGGCCCTGATCGAAGACGCCGCGCAGGCCCACGGGGCGCGCCACAACGGCCGTCCCGTCGGCTCGATCGGCGACGTCGGCACGTTCAGTTTCTACCCGACGAAGAACATGACGACCGGGGAAGGCGGTGCGGTGGTGACGGACCGCGACGACGTCGCCGAGCGCGCGGCCCGCTTCATCAACCACGGTCGCGACGAGGCGTATCGCCACACCGAACTCGGCCACAACTTCCGGATGACGAACGTCGCCGCGGCCATCGGGCTGGTGCAGCTCGAGAAGTTGCCCCAGTTCAACCGCGTGCGGCGGGCCAACGCCGCGGAGCTGACCGACCTGGTCGCGGACACGCCCGTGATCCCGCCGGTCGAACCGGTCGAGCGGCGACACGTCTACCACCAGTACACGATCCGGACCCAGCGCCGCGAGCGACTGCAGGAGGAGCTGTCGGCCGCCGGGATCGACACCGGAGTCTACTACCCCACGCCGATCCCGAAACAGCCGGCCTACGCCGACGTCGAGGCGTCGACGCCGGTGGCCAACCGCGCGAGCGAGGAAGTGCTGTCGCTGCCGATCCACCCGGAGACGACCGAGGCGGACCGCCGGACGATCGCCCGCACGATCAACGGAGTGAGCCACGAGTGA
- a CDS encoding DUF7344 domain-containing protein has translation MAYDQEELTQDLVFDILSSPRRRYVLYYLRTVGEPVALNDLAEHVAAWENETEVEDLSDQERKRVYVSLYQTHIPKLDSVGIVDYDQQSGMVELTDRVHRIDDYLTETSEPIPWQQFYMALALIGGALLVLVGLDVGPFGTIPELVVGLVVTTGFAISATAHYLYWRSQRQQVPSELQDRGD, from the coding sequence ATGGCATACGATCAGGAAGAACTGACACAGGATCTGGTTTTCGACATCCTGAGTAGTCCGCGTCGTCGATACGTCCTGTACTACCTCCGGACGGTCGGCGAACCGGTCGCGCTGAACGACCTGGCCGAACACGTCGCCGCGTGGGAAAACGAGACGGAGGTCGAGGACCTGTCCGATCAGGAACGCAAACGGGTCTACGTCTCCCTCTATCAGACCCACATCCCCAAACTCGACTCGGTCGGGATCGTGGACTACGATCAACAGAGCGGGATGGTCGAGTTGACCGACCGCGTCCACCGGATCGACGACTACCTCACCGAGACCAGCGAACCGATCCCCTGGCAGCAGTTCTACATGGCACTGGCGCTGATCGGCGGCGCGCTGCTCGTGCTCGTCGGGCTCGACGTGGGCCCGTTCGGGACGATCCCGGAGCTGGTCGTCGGGCTCGTCGTCACGACAGGGTTCGCGATCTCCGCGACCGCGCACTACCTCTACTGGCGCTCCCAGCGACAGCAGGTGCCGTCTGAACTGCAGGACAGGGGCGACTGA
- a CDS encoding DUF7563 family protein, with amino-acid sequence MTAELTTVVEERPDDTSTRCRNCGSYVTSAFARVFGDNEDHVYACLECSTMRSLRTGSGVVHE; translated from the coding sequence ATGACCGCGGAACTCACGACGGTGGTCGAGGAACGCCCGGACGACACGTCGACCCGGTGTCGAAACTGCGGCAGTTACGTTACGAGCGCGTTCGCTCGCGTCTTCGGTGACAACGAGGACCACGTGTACGCGTGTCTCGAGTGTTCGACGATGCGCTCGCTGCGGACCGGAAGCGGCGTGGTCCACGAGTGA
- a CDS encoding winged helix-turn-helix domain-containing protein — protein MNSDWDDVSFVISSQYRIAVLRRLADGPATPSRIANDADLGIAHISRALQGLRDRDLVELLVSEDRRKGRVYGITEKGGDVWQKIEAENMV, from the coding sequence ATGAATTCAGACTGGGACGATGTGAGCTTCGTTATCAGTTCGCAGTACCGGATCGCGGTCCTCAGACGGCTCGCGGACGGGCCAGCGACTCCGTCGAGAATCGCCAATGACGCCGATCTCGGCATCGCACACATCTCGCGCGCCCTCCAGGGGCTGCGCGACCGGGACCTCGTCGAGCTGCTCGTCTCGGAGGACAGACGGAAAGGGCGCGTCTACGGGATCACCGAGAAAGGCGGGGACGTGTGGCAGAAAATCGAGGCCGAAAACATGGTGTGA
- the rdfA gene encoding rod-determining factor RdfA, whose product MTETECSCKVGRGVERFGLAEVNDDLVRRWCGEGRERQSLRELATYFNQQLLGAAVESADEAPLSGEIENRYRLLTADDVSSGVRTQTRRRLEAAGVPVEEVESAFVSHQTVHTHLTECLGVSREAEESDPETRRRADRDRIRALQSRTEVVASDALERLRETEALALGEFDVLVDVTVLCDDCGRQHDVGTLLDQGGCDCRE is encoded by the coding sequence ATGACCGAGACGGAGTGTTCGTGTAAGGTCGGTCGGGGCGTCGAGCGGTTCGGGCTCGCTGAGGTGAACGACGACCTCGTGCGCCGGTGGTGCGGGGAGGGACGGGAGCGCCAGAGCCTGCGCGAGCTCGCGACGTACTTCAACCAGCAGCTGCTGGGGGCGGCCGTCGAGTCCGCGGACGAGGCCCCGCTCTCCGGCGAGATCGAGAACCGCTACCGACTGCTCACGGCCGACGACGTGAGCAGCGGGGTCCGGACACAGACCCGCCGACGGCTCGAGGCGGCGGGCGTCCCCGTCGAGGAGGTGGAATCGGCGTTCGTCTCCCACCAGACCGTCCACACCCACCTGACCGAGTGTCTCGGCGTCTCCCGGGAGGCAGAAGAGAGCGACCCCGAGACGCGTCGGCGGGCCGATCGCGACCGCATCCGGGCGCTCCAGAGTCGCACCGAGGTCGTCGCCAGCGACGCGCTCGAACGCCTCCGCGAGACCGAAGCACTGGCGCTCGGGGAGTTCGACGTCCTCGTCGACGTGACCGTCCTCTGCGACGACTGCGGCCGTCAGCACGACGTGGGGACCCTCCTGGATCAGGGGGGCTGTGACTGCCGGGAGTGA
- a CDS encoding archaea-specific SMC-related protein, whose protein sequence is MEPVESSGGVEVAVENLGGIDRTRRSFEPGVTVLTGENATNRTSFLTSLMAALGSDDVTLKSDAERGEVRLAIDGETYTRTLERTDDGVRTSGDPYLDDPTVADLFAFLLESNEARRAVRSGADLRELVMRPIDTGEINAEIDRLEAEKRELDDELKDLDALERERADLAEERSRLEAEIEETEAELEERRAELDALDASVEETRAQREQLEADFAELEAARSDLDRARRQLETERESLASLREERTDLERRREELPDDPADRIGEIEAELDRLRKHERSLASTINQLGQIVQFNESMVDGEDEAPVSALADTDTEGDVTAKLLPESDDVVCWTCGSEVESAAIEDTLDRLRDLRRETVAERREVSAEIDDLQSEKRDLESTQSERDRVERRIEELDDEIDRRTENESDLESSIEDLEARVEELEGAVRDREDADYEAVLERHRAVNELEFEVESIREDLDEVVDELAAIEDRLDEREELEDRRASITEELQAQRTRIERLEADAVETFNERMAEVLSLLDYDGIDRIWLEAREQEVREGRRKTTERVFDLHVVRRGEDGGVYEDAVETLSESEREVAGLVFALAGYLAHDLDETVPFVILDSLEAIDADRIGRLLEYFADHARYLVVALLEADAAAVDDRHERIQMG, encoded by the coding sequence ATGGAACCGGTAGAGTCGTCCGGTGGCGTCGAGGTCGCGGTGGAGAACCTCGGCGGGATCGACCGGACGCGCCGCTCGTTCGAACCGGGGGTAACGGTGTTGACGGGTGAGAACGCGACGAATCGGACCTCGTTTCTCACGTCGCTGATGGCGGCGCTGGGGAGCGACGACGTGACCCTCAAAAGCGACGCGGAGCGCGGGGAGGTTCGCCTCGCGATCGACGGCGAGACCTACACGCGGACGCTGGAGCGGACCGACGACGGGGTCCGAACGAGCGGCGACCCGTACCTCGACGACCCGACCGTGGCGGACCTGTTCGCCTTCCTGCTCGAGTCCAACGAGGCGCGCCGGGCCGTCCGCTCCGGGGCGGACCTGCGCGAACTCGTGATGCGCCCGATCGACACCGGCGAGATCAACGCGGAGATCGACCGGCTCGAAGCGGAGAAACGCGAACTGGACGACGAACTCAAGGACCTGGACGCGCTGGAGCGCGAACGGGCCGACCTCGCCGAGGAGCGATCCCGCCTGGAGGCGGAGATCGAGGAGACGGAAGCCGAACTCGAGGAACGGCGCGCGGAACTGGACGCGCTCGACGCCTCGGTCGAGGAGACCAGGGCCCAGCGCGAACAGCTCGAAGCGGACTTCGCGGAACTGGAGGCGGCCCGCTCCGACCTGGATCGGGCGCGCCGCCAGCTCGAGACCGAACGGGAGAGTCTGGCCTCGCTGCGCGAGGAGCGCACGGATCTGGAGCGTCGGCGCGAGGAGCTGCCCGACGACCCGGCCGACCGGATCGGCGAGATCGAGGCCGAACTCGACCGGCTCCGGAAACACGAGCGCTCGCTCGCGTCGACGATCAACCAGCTCGGACAGATCGTCCAGTTCAACGAGTCGATGGTCGACGGCGAGGACGAGGCGCCGGTGTCGGCCCTCGCCGACACCGACACGGAGGGCGACGTGACCGCGAAGCTCTTGCCCGAGAGCGACGACGTGGTCTGCTGGACCTGCGGGTCCGAGGTCGAGTCGGCGGCCATCGAGGACACCCTCGACCGGCTGCGGGACCTCCGCCGGGAGACGGTCGCCGAGCGACGCGAGGTGTCGGCCGAGATCGACGACCTCCAGAGCGAGAAACGCGACCTGGAGTCGACGCAGTCCGAACGCGACCGGGTGGAGCGTCGGATCGAGGAACTCGACGACGAGATCGATCGACGCACCGAGAACGAATCGGACCTGGAGTCGTCGATCGAGGACCTCGAGGCCCGCGTCGAGGAACTGGAGGGCGCCGTCCGCGACCGGGAGGACGCCGACTACGAGGCGGTCCTGGAGCGCCATCGGGCGGTCAACGAACTGGAGTTCGAGGTCGAGTCAATCCGGGAAGACCTGGACGAGGTCGTCGACGAACTCGCGGCGATCGAGGACCGACTCGACGAGCGCGAGGAACTCGAGGACCGCCGGGCGTCGATCACCGAGGAGCTGCAGGCCCAGCGCACGCGGATCGAGCGCCTGGAGGCCGACGCGGTGGAGACCTTCAACGAACGCATGGCGGAGGTCCTCTCCCTGCTGGATTACGACGGGATCGACCGGATCTGGCTCGAGGCCCGCGAGCAGGAGGTCAGGGAGGGACGGCGCAAGACAACCGAACGGGTGTTCGACCTGCACGTCGTCCGCCGGGGGGAGGACGGCGGGGTCTACGAGGACGCCGTCGAGACCCTGAGCGAGAGCGAACGCGAGGTCGCGGGCCTGGTCTTCGCGCTGGCCGGCTACCTCGCCCACGACCTCGACGAGACGGTGCCGTTCGTGATCCTCGACTCGCTCGAGGCCATCGACGCCGACCGGATCGGGCGGCTGCTCGAGTACTTCGCCGACCACGCCCGCTACCTCGTCGTCGCGCTGCTCGAAGCGGACGCCGCGGCCGTCGACGACCGGCACGAGCGGATCCAGATGGGCTGA